A segment of the Sphingopyxis sp. OAS728 genome:
ACCAAGGCGAAATAGTCGGCGATCAGGGCTGCAACAGCGCGGGAATGATCCAGATCGCGGACAGTACGATAATCACCGCGATCAGCGAAAAGGCCAGCACATAGCGGACATTATGTCCTTTCACCCCGCTGCTTGCCTCGGTTTCGGTTACCTCGACATGGTCATCGACGACTTTCATGGTTCGTCTCCTTTTCTGGTCCGCCTAATACGCGGCCCGGCGCGGCGCGGTTCCCGCGCGGCTTTCAGGGAGAGAATTGCCAGAGGGTCTGTAAGCCGGGTTCTGTCCACCCCTTTCGGGGATGGGCGATCATTCCTCTAGGCAAACGGTTACCCGAACGCTCAAGCAGTCAACCCGGACGGCTGGGCCGGAATCAGCCCTGGATAAATCCGTACCGTCCCTATTCGACCTTGCTCCCGGTGGGGTTTGCCGTGCCGCGCCTGTTACCAGCCGCGCGGTGCGCTCTTACCGCACCCTTTCACCTTTCGCCGGGCCGAAGCCTGTGGCGGTCTGCTCTCTGTGGCACTTTCCCTGAACCTGGCCAAAGCCCGATCCGCCGGACGTTATCCGGCACCGTGATTTCCGTGGAGCCCGGACTTTCCTCCCCTTTCTTGCGAAAGCGGCGATCGCCCGACCCTCTGGCCCTCACCTTATACGCGTCGCGACCCGATTTGACGAGTCAATTGCCCTCGGGTTGCGGCAGCAGCAGCGCGAGCAGGATTGCGCGGCATTCCCCGCAGATCGTGCCGTCGATCAGCTCAGGGCGAAAGCGCCGCTGGAACGCGACCGTCGCTGCGAAGCCGTCGGTCACATCATAACCGAAACGTTCGAGCGCGAGCAGGAAACCGGCGTCGGTCCAAAGTGGATCGGTGAGTTTCTTCGTCGGACGCGGCAGCGCGAGGCGGCGGCGCGCAAGCTCTTCCCACGGGAACAGCTCGCCCGGATCCTGCTTGCGCGTCGGTGCGATATCCGAATGGCCAACAACGTTGCCGCGGGTGATCGCGTGGCGATCCTTGATCAGATGGACGAGGCGGACGACCGACGCGACCTGCGGCTCGGGGAACGGGACATAGCCCCATTCGTGCCCCGGATTGACGATCTCGATCCCGACGCTTGCCGAGTTGATATCGCTGATGCCCCGCCAGTGCGACTTGCCGGCATGCCAGGCGCGCTTGTCCTCGGGCACCATCTGGGTGATCTGGCCATCCTCGCTGACGACATAGTGCGCCGACACTTTCGCTTCAGGATTGGCAAGCCAATCAATGGCTTCGGCACCACTCTTCATACCCGTATAGTGCAGCACGATCATCGAGATGGGCAGCGCGCGCTCGTCGAAATTGGGAGACCAGCGTTCGATAAAATCGCTCATTCGCTTTGGGGGTCCGTCCTGTGCTTGCCAATCCATCGATTGCGCCAGTAGGGCGCAAAAAGCAAGGTCAGGCGGCGATCGGTCGCGAGGAATCGGGGCGGCGCACCTGCTGGTCGGCAGGCTCGTAAAGGCCGCGCAGACGCGGGCTGGCAACGAATTGATCGGTCTGCCCGAGCACTGTTTCGCCGGCGCCGAGTACGAGGAAGCTTTGCGGCGCTGCCATCGCGCGGAGCCGAGCAAAGGCTTTCTGTCGCATCGGGGCCGAAAAATAGAGGAGCAGGTTGCGGCAAAAGATCAGGTCGGCGGGGCTTGCGAGCGGCGGCCGGTCGGTGAGCATATTCTGCACCGAAAAATCGACGCGGCGGCGCAGGTCGGCCTTGGCCAGCCATCCGCCTTCGGTCTGGTCGAACCAGCGCACCATGCGCTGCACCGGCAGCCCGCGCTGGATCTCGAACTGGCTATAGAGCCCGACGCGCGCGCGCGAAATCGCATGATAGCTGACATCGGTGCCGACGATATCGACCTGCCAGCCCGCCCATTTCGTGCCTTGCTCGGCGATCAGCATCGCCAGCGAATAGGCTTCCTGTCCCGTAGACACCCCGCAATGCCAGACGGTCAGCCGGCGCCGCAGCTTGTTGATCTCGCGGATTTGCTCAAGCGCGGTTGCAGCAATTTCGTCGAACACGCTATATTCGCGGTAAAAATAGGTTTCGTTGTTGAGCATCGCATCGACCGTGTCATCGAGCAATTGTCGGCTGTTCGACGTCACGAGCGCCGCGACCAGCGCGTCGAGATCGGCGATTCCGTGGCGCTGCATCACCGGCTTCAGCGACATTTCGATCCGCCAGATGCGGTTCGGCGACAGCGTCTGCCCGGTCCGCGATTCGAGCACCCCCATCAACACGCGATACGCCGACTCGCTGGCGGTCGCGCCCATCATGACTTGCGGCGCCCGGGAAGGAAGCTGCCGAGCATTAGCGCGATTGCGTCGGGGTTGAGCGTCGCCGCGGCAATTCCCGCCTTCGCAACCGCGCCCGGCATACCCCAGATCACGCAGCTCTCCGGTGCCTGCGCGAAGATCGTGCCGCCCGCCTCTTTCAGCCGTGCCGCGCCGATCACGCCGTCCCGGCCCATGCCGCTCAGGATGACAGCGACGCCGCCCTTGCCATAAACGTCGGCCACCGAATCGAGCATCGGATCGGCCGAGGGACAACAGCCATTGTCCATCGCGCGGCGATCGAGCGCGATCTCGCGGCGGCGTCCGCTGGCGACGACGACCAGATGGGCGTCACCGGGGGCCAGATAGATGCAGCCGCGCTCGACGACCATTCCCGCCTCGGCAACGCGCACGCGGCGCGCGGTCATCGTCGCGATCTGCTTGGCGTAAAACTCCATGAAAGCGTCGGGCAGATGCTGGGTGAGCAGGATCGGTGCGGTGATGCGCGGGTCGAGATTGGCGAGGAAATTGGCGAAAGCGGGAATGCCGCCGGTCGATGCTGCGACTGCGATGCATTCGATCGGCTGATCGGTGTCGATCGCGAGCACGGCAGGCGCTGGCGCCGGGCGCTCGGCAACGGGGACCGGCGCGGGGAAATCGCTTTGATGGCCAAGCGTCATGATGCGCTCGGTCAGCACTTCAGCGAAACGTCCCGAGAAACTGCCGCGGCCGGGCTTGGCGAGCGTGTCGCTGGCGCCGAGCGCCAGCGCGTCGATCGCCGCCGGGCCGCCCTCGACGCAGTTCGACGACAGGATGAGCACCCGCGCCTTTTCGGCGCGCGCCAATATATGCGGCAGGGCATCGATGCCGTTCATTCCCGGCATTTCGATATCAAGGATGACGACATCGACCGGCTCGCGCGCCAGATAGTCGAGCGCGTCATGCGCCGAAGCAACCGAAGCGCAAATCTTCAGCCCCGGGCGCTGGTCGACGATCCGCTCGAGGATGCTGCGAACGACCAGACTGTCGTCCACGAGCATCACGCGCACCGTGCGGGCGGTCGGCTCGGGATCTTGTATCAGGGGTTGTGGACGGGCCACTTAAAACACCTCGAACAGAAAACCTTAGGCGATGCCGACGAGCTGCAGCTTTCCTTCAAGCGTTTCGCGGTCGAACGGCTTCATGACATATTCGTCGGCGCCGGCCTCGATCGCCGCGCGGATATGGTCGATGCTGTTTTCGGTCGTGCAGAAAACGACGCGCGGCCGTTCTTCGCGGCCATAATCGAGATCGTTGAACGCCCCGAGGAACTCCATTCCGCTCATGACCGGCATGTTCCAGTCGAGCAGGATGACGTCGGGGCGATTGGCGCGGCAGAAGGTCAGCGCCTCCTGCCCGTCGGCGGCCTCGTCGACGGCAAAGGACATGCTTTCAAGAATATGGCGCGCGACCTTGCGAATGACTTTGCTGTCGTCGACCACCAGACAAGATTTCGACATTCAATTTAACTCCGACCCCCGGGATTTGGGCATGTTTACGGTGAAGGCGTGTGCAGCCCGTTAATAAACGACCGAATTCATGCCGCCTTTAAGGCCGGCAGCGTGATAAAATTGGACGGATCGACAACCAGCAGCGAAGCGCCCCGATGTTCGATCATCGCATCGGCGACGCGCGCCCAGCCGGGCAGGAGTTTGCCGGCGACCCGAGTCTCGGGCGCATCGATGAAACAGACGTCCTCGATTTCGTCGGCAAGCAGCGCATAACCGTGCTCGGCAACGTCGACGACGATCACGCGCTGGCCCGGCGCGACGGGTACCGCAGGCAGCCCAATGACGACATGCGGGTCGATAAGCGTGAAGACACGGCTGCGCAGCGCGAAAAGCCCGGCGACGTGCGGCGGCGCGGCGGGCACTTCGACCGGTATACCGACGGTAACCACCGAATTAATCGCGCGGCTGCGGAGCGCGACGCGCGTATCGGCAATCCGCGCGATCAGATAGAGTTTTTCCATCATGCGCGGTCTCCCCCAACCTGCCGGCGCAACGCGTCGAGCAACGCCTGACGGTCATAACGATAGACGGTTTCGTCTTCGGGCCCCGCTGCGGCTATCGAGGTACGCAGCCGGATCACCGGCACCTCGCCGTTAGCAGCGCCCAAAACCTCGTCTTCTTCGGTGCAGCACAGCAGGACATCGGGCACTTCATCCGACGCGTCGTCGCCCAGGACGACGCGATAGCCGGCGCTACGCAGGATCGGCGCGAGGAAATTGCCGCCCCACCCGTCACGGTCGTCGGCCAGGCGGCAAAGCGGCTGGCGCAGCGCCGGTGCAGGTGCGCCTGCGGCATATTGCTCCATTAGCCAGAAGGGATCGATCAGTTCGACCGGATCGCCGCCGACGAGCACGACGCCCGCGATCAGGCCCGGCGCCGCCGACGGCTGAACGGCATCGGGCAGGCGCACGATGTCGATCACCTCGGCGATCGGATAACAGAGCACAGCGTGACCATCGTAGAGGCGAAGCAGCTTCAGCGTCCCCTCGCCGCCCGGCAGCGTCGCGGCATGGACGGGGAATATATCGTCGCCGATCTGCGCCTGCACGCGGCCCGCGCTTTCGAACAGCGCCGATGCGGGCACTTCCTCGACGCGTTCGATGACCGACAGGCGGACGCCGCGGACACGGCTGTTCATGTCGCGGAACAGCAGCAGCTGGACGGCATTGCGCGCCGCCGCGGCTGCTGCGTCGGCTTCGGCCATCCGGTTATGGCTGCGGCCCGCTTCGCTTGCATCGATCGCCGCGGCGGCCAGCAGCCCCTGGACATCGAGCAGCAGCACGGGGCGGCCATTGTCGGGCAACGTCGTCCCGGCGTAGAGGCCCGTCGCCATGATCATCGGCGCCGCCGGCTTGATCACCAGTTCCTCATGGTCGTGGATCGCCGCGACGCTCAGCGCATAGCTTTGCCCCTGCCCCGGCCGCACGATCACGAGCGCGCGGTCGTCGCTGTCGTCGTCCGCGTCGCGCTCGCGGCCCAATATGTTTTCCAGCCGAAGGAGCGGGAATTGTTCGCCGCGGACGGTCGCGAGCTCGCCGCCGCCAAGCTGGTCGATTCGCACCGTATCGCCGCTTTCGAGCACGATTTCGCGCACAGCGCCACGCGGGATCGCAAAATATTGCCCCGCTGCGCGCACCATCAGCCCCGAAATGATCGTCAGCGTCATCGGCACGCGGAGCAGGATCGAAAGGCCGCGCCCCTCATCATTGCGCAGTTCGACGATGCCGCCGATCTTTTCGACATTCGCCTTGACGATATCCATTCCGACGCCGCGCCCCGAAACCGCGGTCACTTTCGCTGCGGTCGAGAAGCCGGGGCGGAAGATCAGCTCGAGCTTTTCCTTGGGCGTCAACGCGCGCGCGTCGGTCGCGGTAACGACGCGCGACGCGATCGCCTTGGCGACCAGCGCGTCGGGCGAAAGTCCGCGGCCATCGTCGCGCACTTCGATTTCGATCTGGTTGCCCGACTGCCGCGCCGAAACCGAGATCGTCGCTGTGATATCCTTGCCGGCGGCGACGCGATCCTCGAGCGATTCGATGCCATGGTCGATCGCGTTGCGAACGATGTGGATCAAAGGATCGCGGATATTCTCCATCATCTCGCGGTCGAGCTCGACCTCGCCGCCACTCGTCTGGAAGGCAATCTTCTTGCGCATGTCGTGCGCAAGATCGCGAACGATGCGCGGCAGCGGCGCGAACAATTTGTCGATGCGCTGCATGCGCATCTGGCTGACCGACTGGCGCATTCCGGCAATCGAATCGGAGAGGCGGTCGAACGAGGCGATCACCGACAGATCGGCCCCCGACTCGCGCAGCATCCGGGCGAACTCGTTGCGGGCCAGCACGATGTCGGT
Coding sequences within it:
- a CDS encoding N-acetylmuramoyl-L-alanine amidase; the encoded protein is MSDFIERWSPNFDERALPISMIVLHYTGMKSGAEAIDWLANPEAKVSAHYVVSEDGQITQMVPEDKRAWHAGKSHWRGISDINSASVGIEIVNPGHEWGYVPFPEPQVASVVRLVHLIKDRHAITRGNVVGHSDIAPTRKQDPGELFPWEELARRRLALPRPTKKLTDPLWTDAGFLLALERFGYDVTDGFAATVAFQRRFRPELIDGTICGECRAILLALLLPQPEGN
- a CDS encoding CheR family methyltransferase, coding for MMGATASESAYRVLMGVLESRTGQTLSPNRIWRIEMSLKPVMQRHGIADLDALVAALVTSNSRQLLDDTVDAMLNNETYFYREYSVFDEIAATALEQIREINKLRRRLTVWHCGVSTGQEAYSLAMLIAEQGTKWAGWQVDIVGTDVSYHAISRARVGLYSQFEIQRGLPVQRMVRWFDQTEGGWLAKADLRRRVDFSVQNMLTDRPPLASPADLIFCRNLLLYFSAPMRQKAFARLRAMAAPQSFLVLGAGETVLGQTDQFVASPRLRGLYEPADQQVRRPDSSRPIAA
- the cheB gene encoding chemotaxis-specific protein-glutamate methyltransferase CheB, which produces MARPQPLIQDPEPTARTVRVMLVDDSLVVRSILERIVDQRPGLKICASVASAHDALDYLAREPVDVVILDIEMPGMNGIDALPHILARAEKARVLILSSNCVEGGPAAIDALALGASDTLAKPGRGSFSGRFAEVLTERIMTLGHQSDFPAPVPVAERPAPAPAVLAIDTDQPIECIAVAASTGGIPAFANFLANLDPRITAPILLTQHLPDAFMEFYAKQIATMTARRVRVAEAGMVVERGCIYLAPGDAHLVVVASGRRREIALDRRAMDNGCCPSADPMLDSVADVYGKGGVAVILSGMGRDGVIGAARLKEAGGTIFAQAPESCVIWGMPGAVAKAGIAAATLNPDAIALMLGSFLPGRRKS
- a CDS encoding response regulator, with protein sequence MSKSCLVVDDSKVIRKVARHILESMSFAVDEAADGQEALTFCRANRPDVILLDWNMPVMSGMEFLGAFNDLDYGREERPRVVFCTTENSIDHIRAAIEAGADEYVMKPFDRETLEGKLQLVGIA
- a CDS encoding chemotaxis protein CheW, with product MMEKLYLIARIADTRVALRSRAINSVVTVGIPVEVPAAPPHVAGLFALRSRVFTLIDPHVVIGLPAVPVAPGQRVIVVDVAEHGYALLADEIEDVCFIDAPETRVAGKLLPGWARVADAMIEHRGASLLVVDPSNFITLPALKAA
- a CDS encoding chemotaxis protein CheA gives rise to the protein MVEPQFLGRTGTAMDDLLNDFLAETAEILAEAGGAIVAWEADPADRAQLDAIFRFVHTIKGSSGFLALPRVTALSHAAEDALDQVRRGNRPANAALVTGVLGILDRLGDLCTALGKEGVEPAGDDRDVIGALAVEDVADEPVVEVAGVPMRREDDLQAELQNWRSIRVPLPLLDSVMTGVTDIVLARNEFARMLRESGADLSVIASFDRLSDSIAGMRQSVSQMRMQRIDKLFAPLPRIVRDLAHDMRKKIAFQTSGGEVELDREMMENIRDPLIHIVRNAIDHGIESLEDRVAAGKDITATISVSARQSGNQIEIEVRDDGRGLSPDALVAKAIASRVVTATDARALTPKEKLELIFRPGFSTAAKVTAVSGRGVGMDIVKANVEKIGGIVELRNDEGRGLSILLRVPMTLTIISGLMVRAAGQYFAIPRGAVREIVLESGDTVRIDQLGGGELATVRGEQFPLLRLENILGRERDADDDSDDRALVIVRPGQGQSYALSVAAIHDHEELVIKPAAPMIMATGLYAGTTLPDNGRPVLLLDVQGLLAAAAIDASEAGRSHNRMAEADAAAAAARNAVQLLLFRDMNSRVRGVRLSVIERVEEVPASALFESAGRVQAQIGDDIFPVHAATLPGGEGTLKLLRLYDGHAVLCYPIAEVIDIVRLPDAVQPSAAPGLIAGVVLVGGDPVELIDPFWLMEQYAAGAPAPALRQPLCRLADDRDGWGGNFLAPILRSAGYRVVLGDDASDEVPDVLLCCTEEDEVLGAANGEVPVIRLRTSIAAAGPEDETVYRYDRQALLDALRRQVGGDRA